In Acidimicrobiales bacterium, the sequence GCGGAGCGTCCTGGCAAGCGACCGACCGGTCGGGAATTGCAAGGGCCTCGCATTCGTTGAGCGGGCGGCGGTCGCATGGTACGGTCCGCCACTCTTCCGACCCGGGGAGCCCCTGATGCCGAGCAGAGCTTCCAAGCCGACCAAGAAGGCGGCTGTCGCCAAGAAGGCGACGAAAGCAGCAGCACCCGCGAAGAAGACCACGACGAAGCAGGCCGCGCCTGCCGCCAAGAAGGTGGCTGCGCCGGCAAAGACACCTACGACCGCCAAGCGGGCAGCAAAGGCACCGGTGCTGGACAAGTTCCTCTCAGAGCAAGTGGCCCTCCTCGAGCAGGAGCGCCAGACGTACACCGAACAAGCCGCGGCGCTGAAGGCCGAAGCCGACCAGATGGCCCAGGAGATGGAACCTGGCGACATCCAGTTCGACGAGGAGTCGGGCGAGGGCGGCACCATGAACATCGACCGCGAGCGCGACCTGGCCCTTTCCGCCCAGGCCCGGGCTGCCGTCGACGAGATCGACCACGCGCTGGGCAAGATCAACGCGGGCACCTACGGGGCCTGCGAGAACTGCGGCCAGCCCATCCCCAAGGCCCGGCTCAAGGCCCTGCCCTTCGCCCGGCTCTGCATCGCCTGCAAGAGCGGGGGCTTGTCGCGGCGTTGACCGCGCCCCGCCGGCTGCCGCTGGTGGCCGGCACGGCGGCTGCGGTCGTCGTCCTCGACCAGCTGACCAAGGAGTGGGCGCTGCGCGCCCTGGTCGACGGGCCGGTCCACCTGTTCTGGACGCTCCGGCTCAACCTGTCGATCAACTCGGGCGTGGCCTTCGGCCTCGGCCGGGGGTCGGGGCCGATCATCGTGGTGCTGGGCGTGCTCGTCCTCGCCGTCATCCTGGTGGCGACCCGCAAGGCCGAACTGACCACGTGGACCGGCGCGGCCGCGGGCCTGGTGGTCGGCGGGGCGGTGGGCAACCTGGTCGACCGGGTGTTCCGGGGCCACGGCGGGGTGGTCGACTTCATCGACTTCCAGTGGTGGCCCATCTTCAACGTGGCCGACGCCGCCATCAGCGTGGGGGCCGTGCTGTTGATCCTCAAGGCCAAGGACGAACCGGCATGACAACCGTGGTGCCCGCTGCGTTGGCGGGCGAACGGGTGGACCGGGTGGTGGCCATGCTCACCGACCTGCCCCGCTCGGAGGTCACCACGCTGGTAGCCGACGGCCGGGTCACGCTCGACGGCCGAGCCGTCACCACCAAGAGCCGCCGGGTGGCCGAAGGCGAGGAGCTGTCGATCGACCTGCCTGCGCCCGGCGCCGTCGAACTGGTGCCCGAGCCCGACGTCGACGTGCCGGTCGTGTTCGCCGACGAGCACGTGATCGTGGTCGACAAGCCGCCCGGGCTGGTGGTGCACCCCGGCGCGGGCAACGCCACCGGCACGTTGGTGCAGGGGTTGCTGGCCCGCTTCCCCGACCTGGCGGGCGGCGACGACCCGTCGCGGCCCGGCATCGTGCACCGGCTCGACCAGGGCACCTCGGGGCTGCTGATGGTCGCCCGCACCCCGGCTGCCCACACCGCCTTGGTGGCACAACTGGTCAGCCGCGAGGTGGAGCGGCTGTACCTGGCGCTGGTCGTCGGCCACGTGGAGTCGCCCGCCGGGGTGGTCGACGCCCCCATCGGCCGGTCCGGCTCCGACCCCACCAAGATGGCCCTGCGGCGCGACGGGCGAGAGGCCCGTACCCGCTACGAAGTGCAGCGCCGCTTCGACGAGCCCGTCCCCTGCACGTTGGTGAGGTGCAAGCTGGAAACGGGCAGGACGCATCAGATCCGAGTGCACATGGCGGCCATCGGGCACCCCGTGGTGGGCGACCCCCGGTACGGCTCCAGCCGGGGGCTGAAGGCGCCGCGCCCGTTCCTCCACGCCGTGCAGCTTTCGTTCGACCACCCGGCCACCGGCGAACGGCTGACATTCGAGTCGCCGCTGCCCCCCGACCTGGAGAAGGTGCGTGGACGGCTCCGCTGAGCCGCCGATCGACGAGGCAGGCGCCCGCCGCATGGTGGTGCGCGCCGTCGCCGCCCTCATCGCCTTTGTGCTGGCCGCCGGCCTCGCCGTGGTGCTGCGCGATGCCGACCAGGACGCCGACGACGTGGTGGCCGACGCAGGCGCCGAACCGGCGCTGGCGGGCGGGCCGCCCTTGGCCGGCACCGACGTGCCCGGCTACGTGGTGCGGCGGCGTGCCGCGCTGGCCCGCATGGACGGCAAGGTTGTCGCCGTTGTGTCGTTCTCGCAGTACGTGGACGAGCCCGAAGCGCGGCGGCTGGTCGACGGCGTGCGGGTGCGGGGGCTGTTGGTGGCGGCCCCCGGGGGGTCGCCCTCGGTGGTGACGGGCGGGCTCGAACGGTGGGCCGAGGAGGAGCGGGCGGCAGCCGAGCAGGAACGGGCCGACCTCGAGCGGCTGGCCAAGGAGACCGACGACCCCGCCTTCGTGGCCCAGTTCCAGGCCGACCAGGCCCGGCT encodes:
- a CDS encoding RluA family pseudouridine synthase, with the protein product MTTVVPAALAGERVDRVVAMLTDLPRSEVTTLVADGRVTLDGRAVTTKSRRVAEGEELSIDLPAPGAVELVPEPDVDVPVVFADEHVIVVDKPPGLVVHPGAGNATGTLVQGLLARFPDLAGGDDPSRPGIVHRLDQGTSGLLMVARTPAAHTALVAQLVSREVERLYLALVVGHVESPAGVVDAPIGRSGSDPTKMALRRDGREARTRYEVQRRFDEPVPCTLVRCKLETGRTHQIRVHMAAIGHPVVGDPRYGSSRGLKAPRPFLHAVQLSFDHPATGERLTFESPLPPDLEKVRGRLR
- the lspA gene encoding signal peptidase II, which produces MTAPRRLPLVAGTAAAVVVLDQLTKEWALRALVDGPVHLFWTLRLNLSINSGVAFGLGRGSGPIIVVLGVLVLAVILVATRKAELTTWTGAAAGLVVGGAVGNLVDRVFRGHGGVVDFIDFQWWPIFNVADAAISVGAVLLILKAKDEPA
- a CDS encoding TraR/DksA C4-type zinc finger protein, whose product is MPSRASKPTKKAAVAKKATKAAAPAKKTTTKQAAPAAKKVAAPAKTPTTAKRAAKAPVLDKFLSEQVALLEQERQTYTEQAAALKAEADQMAQEMEPGDIQFDEESGEGGTMNIDRERDLALSAQARAAVDEIDHALGKINAGTYGACENCGQPIPKARLKALPFARLCIACKSGGLSRR